Proteins encoded within one genomic window of Panacibacter microcysteis:
- a CDS encoding ion transporter, which produces MAANEERTWKARLHEIIFESNTKAGRLFDIALLVAIVASIVIVMADSVATLHLQHGQLFYRLEWAFTILFTIEFILRLISVKSPAHYLASFLGIIDLLSIVPTYLSVFYIGAQSLLVLRALRLLRIFRIFKLSYFIAEMKFLGVAISSSLRKISIFMFFVFTLVIILGSVMYLVERGQNGFSSIPDSIYWAIVTITTVGYGDISPVTPLGKFVASIIMLLGYGIIAVPTGIVTTEMAMAARSKLQKHEACPNCGREGHDDDAVFCKYCSSRL; this is translated from the coding sequence ATGGCTGCTAACGAAGAACGAACATGGAAAGCACGGCTGCATGAAATTATTTTTGAATCTAATACAAAAGCAGGAAGGCTCTTCGATATTGCACTGCTGGTTGCTATTGTTGCAAGCATCGTTATCGTAATGGCAGACAGCGTAGCTACGCTGCATTTGCAGCACGGGCAGCTATTCTATCGGCTCGAGTGGGCATTTACCATTCTTTTTACCATTGAGTTCATATTGCGCCTTATCAGCGTCAAAAGCCCTGCACATTATCTTGCAAGCTTTCTGGGTATTATCGATCTGTTATCTATTGTACCAACTTACCTCAGCGTTTTCTATATAGGAGCGCAGTCTTTGCTGGTGTTGCGCGCACTACGCCTGCTGCGCATTTTCCGCATTTTCAAACTAAGTTATTTCATTGCCGAAATGAAATTTTTAGGTGTGGCCATCAGCTCCAGCCTGCGTAAGATCAGCATCTTTATGTTCTTTGTTTTTACGCTTGTGATAATACTTGGTTCCGTCATGTACCTTGTAGAAAGAGGACAAAATGGTTTCAGCAGCATACCAGATAGTATATACTGGGCTATTGTAACAATCACTACAGTTGGGTACGGAGATATATCGCCCGTTACACCGCTTGGTAAATTTGTGGCCAGTATCATCATGCTGCTTGGGTATGGAATAATTGCCGTGCCTACCGGTATCGTCACTACAGAGATGGCAATGGCTGCAAGAAGTAAACTACAGAAACATGAAGCTTGTCCAAACTGCGGCAGGGAAGGGCATGATGATGATGCAGTGTTCTGCAAATATTGCAGCAGCAGGTTATAA
- a CDS encoding DUF4256 domain-containing protein → MPTQHQLSKKVQQSLLHTLQNRFEKNMARHKSIVWKDVQAKLQASPGKMWSLNEMEITGGEPDVIHVDSQTNAYIFCDCAPESPKGRRSLCYDTDALNARKENKPAGSAVASAAEMGIELLDEEMYRLLQGLGVFDTKTSSWIATPPAIRTLGGALFCDRRYNTVFVYHNGAESYYAARGFRGLLRI, encoded by the coding sequence ATGCCAACCCAACATCAATTGTCAAAAAAAGTGCAGCAATCTTTGTTGCACACCTTACAAAACCGGTTTGAAAAAAACATGGCCCGCCATAAGTCGATAGTATGGAAAGATGTGCAGGCAAAACTGCAGGCCAGCCCCGGAAAAATGTGGTCGCTCAATGAGATGGAGATTACAGGCGGCGAGCCTGATGTAATACATGTCGACAGCCAAACAAATGCATATATTTTTTGCGATTGTGCTCCTGAAAGCCCAAAAGGCCGCAGAAGCCTTTGCTATGATACTGATGCCTTAAATGCGCGTAAGGAAAATAAACCCGCTGGCAGTGCAGTGGCGTCAGCAGCAGAAATGGGCATTGAATTATTGGATGAAGAAATGTACAGGCTGCTGCAGGGTCTTGGCGTTTTCGATACCAAAACGTCCAGTTGGATTGCCACACCTCCGGCAATACGCACATTGGGTGGCGCATTATTTTGCGACCGGCGCTATAATACTGTTTTTGTTTATCACAACGGTGCAGAATCTTATTATGCTGCAAGAGGCTTCCGCGGTTTACTGCGCATTTAA
- a CDS encoding BlaI/MecI/CopY family transcriptional regulator, with the protein MEKLSPQEEELMQVIWQTGEGSVKTFLQEMPEPKAPYTTLASTVKNLEKKGFVSSRLLGNTYIYAAAVTEEAYKQTFMSGFIENYFNNSYKEMVNFFVQQKKLKSKDLQDIIEMIENQNKKK; encoded by the coding sequence ATGGAAAAGCTTTCACCGCAGGAAGAAGAGCTGATGCAGGTTATCTGGCAAACAGGAGAGGGCAGCGTTAAAACCTTTTTGCAGGAAATGCCAGAACCAAAGGCACCATACACCACACTGGCTTCAACCGTAAAAAACCTTGAGAAAAAAGGTTTCGTAAGCAGCAGGTTGTTGGGCAATACGTATATCTATGCGGCAGCGGTAACGGAAGAAGCTTATAAGCAAACCTTTATGAGTGGCTTTATTGAAAATTATTTCAACAATTCCTATAAAGAAATGGTCAATTTTTTTGTGCAGCAGAAAAAGCTCAAATCAAAAGACCTGCAGGATATTATAGAAATGATCGAAAACCAAAATAAGAAAAAGTAA
- a CDS encoding DUF2214 family protein gives MQLSYTIATIHIITFGLGFYSIWARADALKKLHDPHGLKDVFKADNLWGLASLLWIVTGLWRAFGGLEKGSYYYLHSNAFIAKMTLFLLVFILEIKPMITLIKWRRQRKKNEPINFSPARQLARLSHIELGLLAIIVCLATAIARGMWQ, from the coding sequence ATGCAACTATCTTACACTATTGCCACGATTCATATCATCACTTTCGGCCTGGGTTTTTACAGCATATGGGCACGCGCAGATGCATTGAAAAAACTACACGATCCACATGGATTGAAAGATGTATTTAAAGCAGACAATTTATGGGGGCTTGCATCTTTGCTATGGATCGTAACCGGCTTATGGCGTGCGTTTGGCGGCCTTGAGAAAGGCAGCTACTATTACCTTCACAGCAATGCTTTTATTGCAAAAATGACGCTGTTCCTGCTGGTATTTATACTGGAGATCAAACCAATGATTACGCTTATCAAATGGCGCAGACAGCGCAAAAAAAATGAACCGATCAATTTTTCACCGGCAAGGCAACTTGCAAGGCTTAGCCACATAGAACTCGGCCTGTTGGCCATAATAGTATGCCTGGCTACAGCTATAGCAAGAGGTATGTGGCAGTAG
- a CDS encoding TonB-dependent siderophore receptor, giving the protein MRSLIYSLLAIFIFSTANAQQTATGEINGKLLTQDGKPAAYVTIFLKDTRLKTISGEDGSYAFQQVPAGNYILITSFVGLESQSRPVVMAAGENKTVDFNLKENAVELQEVIVATGKSVNERNTSIGKMPVAIRELPQSAAIVGEALIRDQQAQRLSDVIKNVNGVYLGTTRGSTQETFFARGYNLGAYNMFKNGARVNTGVMPEMSSLEKVEVLKGSAAILYGNVAPGGIVNMVTKRPKFNFGGEVSLRAGSFGLVKPSFDVYGPLSSSVAYRVNGTYETTNSYRDNVSSARYYVNPSLLFKLSGKTELTVQGDYLYSNFTPDFGIGSVLTEPNQLADLPRNAFLGTPWQYNKAQQATASVNLRHKFNDAWTLNSNVSYQQFNRDYYSIERVQIQTNGDFYRPLNKILSEENYYTAQVDVTGKFNTGRLKHVLLAGADAERYLTSTYGFTNPTVYDTINVFDAAKYVPRTDIPAADRKTLIKTPINRVGFYVQDLVAITPKLNLLAGVRWSMQESPANTTSYLLYNDSTTKGTYKADRAFSPRLGLVYKPTNSTSLFVSYASSFSPNTGTDIYFNALSPSIIDQYEAGIKNEFFNGALTANLTLYYIRNNNLAQTAQFDSSGNVNSNTNLKELVGQTGSKGIELDLAYNPAPNLNIVAGYSYNDMRYVKTPDSKGSYIEGERLVSTPQHTANGSIFYTFNTLALKGFKIGAAVFYTGKRFAGWNNTVGQTQTYSRLIPVSGFTTVDLTAGYTYKHISVLAKLSNITNTLNYYVHENYSVNPIAPRQVIATVSYRF; this is encoded by the coding sequence ATGAGATCATTAATCTATAGCTTACTGGCGATTTTTATATTTAGCACGGCCAATGCACAACAAACAGCAACAGGAGAAATAAACGGGAAACTACTTACGCAGGATGGAAAGCCTGCTGCTTATGTAACTATTTTTCTTAAAGACACCAGGCTCAAAACAATAAGTGGTGAAGATGGCTCTTACGCATTTCAACAGGTACCTGCAGGTAATTACATACTCATCACTTCGTTTGTGGGGCTTGAGTCTCAATCAAGGCCAGTTGTGATGGCTGCGGGAGAAAATAAAACCGTTGATTTTAACCTGAAAGAAAATGCGGTAGAGCTGCAGGAAGTAATTGTAGCAACCGGCAAAAGTGTTAATGAGCGTAACACGAGCATTGGTAAAATGCCTGTAGCAATAAGAGAATTACCACAAAGCGCTGCTATAGTAGGTGAAGCTTTGATACGCGATCAGCAGGCACAGCGCCTGAGTGATGTGATCAAGAATGTAAACGGCGTATATCTTGGCACAACGCGTGGCAGCACCCAGGAAACATTTTTTGCACGTGGTTACAACCTTGGTGCGTATAATATGTTTAAAAACGGCGCCAGGGTTAATACCGGCGTTATGCCCGAAATGAGCTCGCTCGAAAAAGTAGAAGTATTGAAAGGCAGCGCAGCAATACTGTATGGCAATGTTGCGCCGGGTGGTATTGTGAATATGGTAACTAAAAGACCGAAGTTTAATTTCGGAGGCGAGGTTTCGTTACGCGCAGGCAGTTTTGGCCTGGTAAAACCGTCTTTTGATGTATATGGACCACTGTCATCATCTGTTGCTTACCGTGTAAATGGCACTTACGAAACAACCAACAGTTATCGTGATAATGTTAGCTCTGCGCGTTATTATGTAAACCCTTCTTTGCTGTTTAAATTGAGCGGGAAAACAGAGCTTACCGTACAGGGCGATTACCTGTATTCGAACTTTACGCCAGACTTTGGAATAGGCTCTGTCCTTACAGAACCCAACCAGCTTGCTGACTTACCACGCAATGCATTTCTTGGTACGCCATGGCAGTATAATAAGGCACAGCAGGCGACTGCATCTGTAAACCTCCGGCATAAATTCAATGATGCATGGACGCTGAACAGCAATGTATCTTACCAACAATTCAACCGTGATTATTACTCTATAGAAAGAGTGCAAATACAAACCAACGGCGATTTTTACCGTCCCCTGAATAAAATATTGTCAGAAGAAAATTATTATACCGCGCAGGTTGATGTTACCGGCAAATTCAATACCGGCAGACTGAAACACGTGCTACTTGCCGGTGCTGATGCAGAACGTTACCTTACATCAACCTATGGATTTACAAACCCCACAGTGTATGATACAATTAATGTGTTTGATGCTGCCAAATATGTTCCCAGGACAGACATTCCGGCTGCAGACAGGAAAACGCTGATCAAAACACCGATCAATCGTGTGGGTTTTTACGTGCAGGACCTCGTAGCAATAACCCCTAAGCTGAATTTACTTGCCGGCGTACGTTGGTCTATGCAGGAATCACCGGCTAATACCACCAGCTACCTGTTGTATAATGACAGCACCACAAAAGGTACTTACAAGGCAGACAGGGCATTCTCGCCAAGATTGGGCTTGGTGTATAAGCCAACCAACAGCACTTCATTATTTGTAAGTTATGCAAGTTCGTTCTCTCCCAACACCGGTACAGATATATACTTTAATGCCTTGTCTCCGTCTATTATAGATCAGTATGAGGCTGGTATTAAAAATGAATTTTTTAACGGTGCGCTTACTGCTAATTTAACCTTGTATTATATCAGGAATAACAACCTGGCACAAACCGCGCAGTTTGATAGCAGCGGCAATGTAAACAGCAATACAAACCTCAAAGAACTGGTGGGCCAGACAGGCAGCAAGGGTATAGAATTGGACCTTGCTTATAATCCTGCACCGAACCTGAATATCGTGGCTGGCTATAGCTATAATGATATGCGTTACGTAAAGACACCAGATTCCAAAGGAAGCTACATAGAGGGTGAGCGCCTTGTAAGCACACCGCAACATACAGCAAACGGAAGTATCTTTTATACTTTTAATACCCTTGCATTGAAAGGTTTCAAGATCGGCGCGGCGGTTTTTTACACGGGTAAACGTTTTGCAGGCTGGAACAATACCGTTGGCCAAACACAAACCTACTCCAGACTTATACCGGTAAGCGGTTTTACAACTGTTGATCTTACAGCTGGCTATACTTACAAACATATTTCTGTATTGGCCAAACTGTCAAATATCACAAATACGCTTAATTATTACGTACATGAGAATTATAGCGTAAACCCGATTGCGCCACGGCAGGTGATAGCAACTGTATCGTACCGATTCTAA
- a CDS encoding NAD(P)-dependent oxidoreductase has protein sequence MTKTFIGMGLLGSNFVKAMLQKGDTVHVWNRTVEKAKVLEQFGATAFDDIKDAVHLADIIHITLKDDATVDEVLASAAKGFKANVVLIDHTTTSVSGAIERTAYWKSKGYTYLHAPVFMGPANALESSGFMLVSGDQQVIAAHETMLAKMTGKLLNFGSDEGKAAGIKLSGNLFLLCITTGLSDALALAKAHNIKPAELQELFNHWNPGATAPARLKKIVDANFHEPSWELNMARKDAGLMLDAAINAGKPLAVIPAIAAELDRWIAKGHGTDDWSVIGKDNL, from the coding sequence ATGACAAAAACTTTTATTGGTATGGGCTTACTGGGATCGAATTTTGTAAAGGCCATGCTGCAAAAAGGAGACACCGTACATGTATGGAACAGAACAGTTGAAAAAGCAAAAGTGCTGGAACAATTTGGCGCCACAGCATTCGACGATATAAAAGATGCAGTGCATCTTGCTGATATTATCCACATCACGTTAAAGGATGACGCAACTGTTGATGAGGTGCTTGCCAGCGCAGCGAAAGGTTTTAAAGCCAATGTTGTTTTGATTGATCATACCACAACCTCCGTTTCCGGCGCTATAGAAAGAACGGCATATTGGAAAAGCAAAGGATATACTTATTTACATGCACCTGTATTTATGGGACCCGCCAACGCCCTGGAAAGCTCGGGTTTTATGCTTGTATCTGGAGACCAGCAGGTAATTGCCGCTCATGAAACAATGCTTGCTAAAATGACCGGCAAGCTGCTAAACTTTGGCAGCGATGAAGGCAAAGCTGCAGGTATAAAATTATCGGGCAACCTGTTTCTTTTATGCATTACGACAGGTCTTTCAGATGCGCTGGCGCTTGCAAAGGCACACAACATAAAACCGGCAGAACTGCAGGAACTTTTCAACCATTGGAATCCTGGTGCAACCGCCCCTGCAAGACTGAAAAAAATAGTTGATGCAAACTTTCATGAACCTTCGTGGGAGTTGAATATGGCGCGTAAAGATGCTGGTTTAATGCTCGACGCAGCAATCAATGCCGGTAAACCACTCGCCGTTATTCCTGCTATCGCAGCTGAGCTGGACAGGTGGATTGCCAAAGGTCATGGCACGGATGACTGGAGCGTGATCGGGAAAGATAACCTGTAG
- a CDS encoding ArsR/SmtB family transcription factor, which translates to MNLRRDVFQAIADPTRRAILLLVASQSLTAGAIAANFDTARPTVSKHLQILTECELLQQQQNGREVYYHLNAGKMKEIADFIEPFRLLWENRFNKLENIMKKYKTKK; encoded by the coding sequence ATGAATTTACGCAGAGATGTGTTCCAGGCAATAGCAGACCCAACACGCAGGGCCATACTGCTGCTCGTTGCATCACAATCGCTTACTGCAGGTGCCATTGCCGCCAACTTCGATACGGCAAGGCCTACGGTATCCAAACATTTACAGATACTTACCGAATGCGAATTACTGCAGCAGCAGCAAAACGGGAGAGAAGTATACTATCACTTAAATGCAGGCAAGATGAAAGAGATCGCAGATTTTATAGAGCCATTCCGCCTGTTGTGGGAAAACAGGTTTAATAAGCTTGAAAACATCATGAAAAAATATAAAACCAAAAAGTAA
- a CDS encoding YdeI/OmpD-associated family protein, whose amino-acid sequence MNPETDFFFDEETQWQDAYKKLRTIALDCGLAETLKWGCPCYTFNSHNVVLIHGFKEYCALLFFKGALLHDANDMLVQQTKNVQAARQIRFTSAKEITANKTVIKAYIYQAIEVEKAGLQVKLRETAAFEMPAEFETLLEKNTPLKAAFEALTPGRQRAYLLHFAQAKQSRTRMARIEKYLPQIMAGKGLNDA is encoded by the coding sequence ATGAACCCGGAAACCGATTTCTTTTTTGACGAAGAAACACAATGGCAGGATGCCTATAAAAAATTACGCACGATTGCGTTAGACTGCGGTCTTGCAGAAACATTGAAATGGGGTTGCCCATGTTACACTTTCAATAGCCATAATGTTGTACTCATACATGGCTTCAAAGAGTATTGTGCACTTTTGTTTTTCAAAGGCGCACTGTTGCATGATGCAAACGATATGCTGGTACAGCAAACAAAGAATGTACAGGCTGCAAGGCAAATACGCTTTACATCAGCAAAAGAAATTACGGCAAACAAAACGGTAATAAAAGCATACATATACCAGGCCATTGAGGTGGAAAAAGCAGGACTGCAGGTTAAACTCAGGGAGACTGCAGCCTTTGAAATGCCTGCAGAGTTTGAGACGTTGTTGGAAAAGAACACGCCGCTAAAAGCAGCTTTTGAAGCACTTACACCTGGCCGCCAGCGTGCATACCTGCTGCATTTTGCACAGGCAAAGCAAAGCAGGACACGCATGGCCAGGATTGAAAAATATCTACCGCAAATAATGGCCGGCAAAGGATTGAATGATGCCTGA
- a CDS encoding DoxX family protein, translated as MNKSNKIIYWVATAWLSLGMLSTGIVQLMKMDKEVAVITHLGYPLYFLTIIGAWKIAGVIAVLVPKLALVKEWAYAGFIFVMTGAVFSHLAMNDEAIEFFGPVLLILLSIVSWYFRPADKKLFSAK; from the coding sequence ATGAACAAAAGCAATAAAATCATATACTGGGTGGCCACAGCGTGGCTATCGCTCGGTATGTTATCTACAGGAATAGTGCAGCTCATGAAGATGGACAAAGAAGTGGCAGTCATTACTCATCTCGGTTACCCGCTTTATTTCCTTACCATAATTGGTGCCTGGAAAATTGCCGGAGTAATTGCTGTGCTTGTGCCTAAGCTTGCCCTGGTAAAGGAATGGGCTTATGCAGGCTTTATTTTTGTAATGACAGGGGCTGTCTTCTCTCATCTTGCCATGAACGATGAAGCCATAGAATTCTTTGGCCCTGTGTTGCTCATATTGCTTTCCATTGTTTCATGGTATTTCAGACCGGCAGATAAAAAACTGTTTTCAGCTAAATAA
- a CDS encoding M56 family metallopeptidase: MAVFISYLLKLSACYAVVYLFYYALLRQLTRYRFNRFFLLCASLLAFVMPLINIQAFVTDETINTSVLLSNIPAMSKATQLLIPADRINSFAEGVLVTLFFTGMAVCAVYFMLQLLSFKKLVRNAVLFGKTKDIKLYHINHDIIPFSFGNVIYLNKDKHTATELKEILQHESVHVQQKHTIDILLSELVCMLNWYNPFVWLIKMCVKQNLEFLADEGVVNAGAEKKNYQYMLLKVAGYSLPVVSSFNFTGLKSRIYMMNKEKSSKKHLLKILMIVPLLALLMVAFREDSNTVYHTPEEVYILSQVSYAIPDAQVAMIVKQAESKSFLQTGKTFSIALIKNERDRLKTLLQRSGYKTVDNNAITFLIDSTLSNNHFSVEVNVDLNRHKLQSYKTNNDNTLALQAPATSLHSVIKD; encoded by the coding sequence ATGGCAGTATTCATATCATACCTCCTGAAACTCAGCGCCTGTTATGCGGTAGTTTATCTTTTCTATTATGCCCTGCTTCGGCAGCTTACACGGTACAGGTTTAACCGCTTCTTTTTGTTGTGCGCCTCGTTGCTGGCTTTTGTTATGCCGCTGATAAATATTCAGGCTTTTGTAACTGATGAAACGATCAATACTTCTGTGCTGCTGAGCAATATACCAGCCATGAGCAAAGCAACGCAACTGCTTATACCGGCTGACCGTATAAACAGTTTTGCAGAAGGTGTATTGGTTACATTGTTTTTTACCGGTATGGCAGTATGTGCCGTATATTTTATGCTGCAGTTATTGTCATTTAAAAAACTGGTACGTAACGCGGTGTTATTTGGCAAAACAAAAGACATCAAACTGTATCACATTAACCACGACATTATTCCTTTTTCATTTGGTAACGTGATCTATCTTAATAAAGACAAGCATACGGCAACAGAACTGAAAGAGATATTGCAGCATGAATCTGTACACGTTCAACAAAAACATACGATCGATATTTTATTGTCAGAACTGGTGTGTATGCTAAACTGGTACAACCCTTTTGTATGGCTGATAAAAATGTGTGTGAAACAAAACCTCGAATTTCTGGCAGATGAAGGCGTAGTGAATGCCGGCGCAGAAAAAAAGAATTACCAGTATATGTTGCTGAAGGTGGCTGGTTACTCATTGCCGGTTGTAAGCAGTTTCAACTTTACCGGGCTTAAGAGCCGGATTTATATGATGAACAAAGAGAAAAGCTCTAAAAAGCACCTGCTTAAAATACTGATGATTGTACCATTGTTGGCATTGCTCATGGTGGCATTCAGGGAAGATAGTAACACAGTGTATCATACACCGGAAGAAGTGTATATTTTAAGCCAGGTTAGCTATGCCATACCCGATGCACAGGTGGCGATGATTGTAAAACAGGCAGAAAGCAAAAGCTTTCTGCAAACGGGTAAAACATTTTCCATTGCGCTGATCAAAAACGAACGCGACAGGCTCAAGACGCTGTTGCAGCGCAGTGGTTACAAGACAGTTGATAATAATGCCATCACTTTCCTGATCGATTCAACTTTAAGCAATAATCACTTCTCAGTAGAAGTAAATGTTGACCTGAACAGGCATAAGCTGCAATCGTACAAAACCAATAACGATAATACGCTGGCGTTACAGGCGCCGGCAACAAGCTTACATTCGGTGATAAAGGATTAG
- a CDS encoding PepSY-associated TM helix domain-containing protein: MKLFFRYIHLWLSLAAGLVILICCLTGAILVFQKELEQTFYSERYFVEQQRNKLPAKTLLDAVKKAQPSAKINSLKTYTDPARSAEINISIPDDHQKAKDQHAPGNKNPGAPSGRPPSFTVFVNPYTAAILETYNPREGFFFQVMSLHRWLLGDSEGIGKTITGIATLIFLFILITGIILWWPKTNKILVQRLKIKRNAGWKRFNHDLHIVLGFYSAIFLFIFSFTALAWSFEWFNNGIYTVTNSPLQPPAPPRSTYIPNQKTIDFDIALSAAKNTFTAVQYYNISKPKDSIAPIIVTALSNHAPHESAGDAVYIDQYSGKVLGTLRFSEKSLGSRVRSTFRPVHVGSIYGTPSKIIAFVVCLLGVSFPVTGIVMWVNRLRKKKHKRQSKPTANIGATTEVA, from the coding sequence ATGAAATTATTTTTTCGCTATATTCATCTTTGGTTGAGCCTTGCGGCCGGATTGGTAATCCTGATTTGTTGTTTGACCGGTGCAATACTTGTATTCCAGAAAGAACTGGAACAAACATTTTACAGCGAAAGATATTTTGTTGAGCAACAACGCAACAAACTTCCGGCAAAAACGTTATTAGACGCGGTAAAAAAGGCCCAGCCCTCGGCTAAGATAAACAGCCTCAAAACGTACACAGACCCTGCACGCAGTGCGGAGATCAACATAAGTATACCTGACGATCACCAAAAAGCAAAGGACCAGCACGCACCGGGCAATAAAAATCCCGGTGCTCCTTCCGGAAGACCTCCATCATTTACCGTTTTTGTAAATCCTTATACAGCAGCAATTCTTGAAACTTATAATCCACGCGAAGGCTTCTTTTTCCAGGTAATGAGTTTGCATCGTTGGTTGCTTGGCGATAGTGAAGGCATTGGAAAAACCATTACCGGCATAGCTACGCTTATTTTCCTGTTTATTCTGATTACCGGTATTATTCTTTGGTGGCCAAAAACCAACAAAATACTTGTACAGCGTTTAAAAATAAAACGCAATGCCGGCTGGAAACGCTTTAACCATGACCTGCACATCGTGCTGGGTTTTTACAGCGCTATATTCCTCTTTATCTTTTCGTTTACGGCGCTTGCATGGTCATTTGAATGGTTCAACAACGGTATTTACACAGTAACCAATTCACCTTTACAGCCACCGGCGCCGCCTAGGTCAACCTATATTCCCAATCAAAAAACAATTGATTTTGATATTGCGTTGAGCGCCGCAAAAAACACTTTTACAGCTGTGCAGTACTACAATATCAGTAAGCCAAAGGATTCGATTGCACCCATTATAGTTACCGCTTTAAGCAACCATGCCCCGCATGAATCGGCTGGTGATGCCGTTTACATTGATCAGTATTCGGGCAAAGTACTTGGCACTTTACGCTTTTCAGAGAAAAGTTTAGGCAGCCGTGTGCGCTCAACATTCAGGCCTGTGCATGTAGGCAGTATTTATGGAACGCCTTCAAAGATCATTGCTTTTGTCGTTTGCCTGTTAGGTGTAAGTTTTCCTGTTACCGGCATTGTTATGTGGGTCAACAGGCTCAGGAAAAAGAAACACAAGCGGCAGTCTAAACCGACCGCAAACATTGGTGCCACTACAGAAGTTGCGTAG
- a CDS encoding alpha/beta fold hydrolase produces the protein MKEDNVTRAYASINGINMYYEVYGNGRPLVLIHGGGSTIQTCFENIIPLLAKHRQVIAMDLQAHGRTGDRPVSLSFTQDADDVAALLAFLQVDTADFLGFSNGGQTLFELALRHPGIVYKMIIASAFYKREAVPAMFWEGFNNATLEMMPPPLKTGFLNVRNDISAFENMFYKDVERMKNFTGWPDDVIGSINKPVLIINGTHDVASVEHAVEMYRKIPGAELVILPCNHGNYLGTVESLENGTWHHSYTAQIIDQFLDD, from the coding sequence ATGAAAGAAGACAACGTCACCCGTGCATACGCTTCCATCAATGGCATTAACATGTATTACGAGGTATATGGCAACGGCCGGCCGCTTGTCCTGATACATGGCGGAGGCTCGACTATCCAGACATGTTTTGAAAACATCATTCCATTGCTGGCTAAACACCGGCAGGTGATTGCCATGGATCTCCAGGCGCATGGCAGAACAGGTGACAGACCCGTCAGTTTAAGTTTTACGCAGGATGCGGATGATGTGGCAGCACTGCTTGCGTTTTTACAGGTTGATACGGCTGATTTTCTGGGTTTCAGCAATGGTGGCCAAACCTTGTTTGAGCTTGCATTGCGGCACCCGGGCATTGTTTATAAAATGATCATCGCATCTGCTTTTTACAAGCGCGAAGCAGTACCTGCAATGTTTTGGGAGGGTTTCAACAACGCAACGTTAGAGATGATGCCACCGCCACTTAAAACCGGTTTTTTAAACGTGCGCAACGACATCAGTGCATTCGAAAATATGTTTTATAAAGATGTAGAACGCATGAAAAACTTTACCGGTTGGCCGGATGATGTTATAGGCAGCATTAACAAGCCTGTATTAATCATCAACGGCACACATGATGTAGCAAGTGTTGAACACGCGGTAGAGATGTACCGCAAAATTCCCGGTGCGGAATTGGTTATCCTGCCCTGCAATCATGGCAATTATCTTGGCACCGTTGAATCGTTGGAGAACGGTACCTGGCATCATTCGTACACTGCTCAAATAATCGATCAATTTTTAGATGATTAG
- a CDS encoding SRPBCC domain-containing protein, with product MEMKTQIHAEENRQELTITRIFELPVELLFKAYEDAEIVAQWMNTKVLILDCRNYGSYRFETTDPKGNKHYFSGAIHAFKQNESIIRTFEMEQTPFDVSLEFLAFEALTEETSKLTMHVIYKSVYMRNEILKLPFAQGINWAHNRIQDIMTKLQ from the coding sequence ATGGAAATGAAAACACAAATACATGCAGAAGAAAACCGCCAGGAATTAACGATTACGCGAATATTTGAGCTGCCCGTTGAGTTGCTCTTTAAAGCATATGAAGATGCTGAGATTGTGGCGCAATGGATGAACACGAAAGTACTAATACTAGACTGCAGAAATTACGGCAGCTATCGTTTTGAAACAACAGACCCAAAGGGTAACAAGCATTATTTCAGCGGCGCCATACATGCTTTTAAGCAAAATGAATCTATTATAAGAACCTTTGAAATGGAGCAAACGCCATTTGATGTAAGCCTGGAATTTTTAGCGTTTGAAGCATTGACGGAAGAGACCAGCAAACTAACGATGCATGTAATTTACAAATCTGTTTACATGCGTAATGAAATCTTGAAACTGCCCTTTGCACAGGGCATTAACTGGGCCCACAACCGTATACAGGATATTATGACTAAACTACAATAA